A genomic window from Xyrauchen texanus isolate HMW12.3.18 chromosome 15, RBS_HiC_50CHRs, whole genome shotgun sequence includes:
- the LOC127656191 gene encoding putative nuclease HARBI1: protein MACPLLDDVVDEEVLILRRAFRHERVFRDRADPMAFSDEYLTERYRFSGDGIRYLCRLLGPNIQHRTARSHALTVPQMVCVALRFFASGMFLYSVGDAENLNKATICRTIRNVSLALKSLVHIFITFPGHRRFIHIKEEFYKIAAFPNVIGTVDCTHIRIQRPSGAHEGDYVNRKSFHSVNVQMICDADCLITNLEAKWPGSVHDSRIFRASRIYQRLSLGEFSGVLLGDKGYACETFLMTPLTDPQTPAQQAYNHAHAKTRARIEMTFGLLKSRFQCLHHLRVSPDRACDVTVACTVLHNIASLKKGLPELLWMLIGTMLPYSQITEMFLDFQF, encoded by the exons ACCCAATGGCCTTTTCAGACGAATATCTGACTGAGAGGTACAGATTCTCAGGTGATGGCATAAGATATTTGTGTAGGCTGCTGGGTCCAAACATACAGCACAGGACAGCACGGAGCCATGCTCTCACTGTCCCACAGATGGTCTGCGTAGCACTGCGATTCTTTGCAAGTGGCATGTTTCTGTATTCTGTCGGTGATGCAGAAAACCTCAATAAAGCCACTATTTGCCGCACAATAAGAAATGTAAGTCTGGCATTGAAATCTCTTGTGCACATATTTATCACCTTCCCTGGTCACAGAAGATTCATCCATATCAAGGAGGAGTTCTACAAGATTGCAG CTTTTCCTAATGTAATTGGTACAGTGGATTGCACCCATATTCGTATCCAACGCCCCTCAGGGGCACATGAGGGAGATTATGTTAACAGGAAATCCTTCCACAGTGTCAATGTTCAG atgATCTGTGATGCTGACTGCCTTATCACAAATTTAGAGGCAAAGTGGCCTGGCTCAGTCCATGACTCCAGAATCTTTCGGGCCAGTAGAATTTACCAGAGACTCTCTCTAG GTGAGTTCTCTGGTGTGCTGCTGGGGGACAAAGGCTATGCCTGTGAGACATTTCTGATGACTCCCCTTACAGACCCCCAAACCCCAGCACAGCAAGCTTACAACCATGCCCATGCCAAAACCAGGGCTCGAATTGAAATGACCTTCGGCCTCTTGAAATCACGATTTCAGTGCCTGCACCACCTGAGGGTCTCCCCAGACAGAGCATGTGATGTGACTGTTGCCTGCACAGTGCTGCACAATATTGCCAGCCTAAAGAAAGGGCTCCCAGAGTTGCTTTGGATGTTGATTGGGACAATGCTGCCATATTCCCAGATAACAGAAATG TTTCTGGATTTCCAGTTCTAG